The Ictidomys tridecemlineatus isolate mIctTri1 chromosome 6, mIctTri1.hap1, whole genome shotgun sequence genome includes a region encoding these proteins:
- the LOC144378539 gene encoding apolipoprotein L3-like, translating into MTDCWTMDPDPSEACPDSKSLTEDAIEYLQGAVSREDLELLLTEEAWESLVAEADLSREEADALHEALNKLREDMALEDKDMLQTHMQDRERFLQEFPQVKAELEERIEKLRALADRVDKVHKDCTISHVVANSTGAASGVLTILGLALAPVTAGVSLALSATGVGLGIAAAVTTVSTSIVEHSSTVSATEEASSLMSENVSNAKAVAQIVGHNAPKAISLTKNFIQVLGDIGKHIRAIKLAKANPRLVSSARRLMTTGRISVRSGKQVQRAFGGTALAMTKGARIMGAATAGIFLLMDVIDLVKTSTHLHEGAKAESAQELRQRAQELEEKLQELIQTHERLQLDPSP; encoded by the exons ATGACCGACTGCTGGACCATGGACCCAGACCCCAGCGAGGCCTGCCCAG ACAGCAAGAGCCTCACGGAGGACGCCATTGAGTATTTGCAGGGCGCAGTGAGCAGAGAGGACCTGGAGCTCCTGCTGACCGAAGAGGCCTGGGAGAGCCTCGTGGCTGAGGCTGATCTGTCCAG GGAGGAAGCAGATGCACTGCACGAGGCTCTGAACAAGCTTAGAGAAGACATGGCTCTGGAGGACAAGGACATGCTCCAAACCCACATGCAGGACAGGGAGAGGTTCCTGCAAGAGTTTCCGCAGGTGAAAGCGGAGCTGGAGGAGCGCATAGAGAAGCTCCGCGCCCTGGCAGACAGGGTTGACaaggtgcacaaggactgcaCCATCTCCCACGTGGTGGCCAACTCCACCGGTGCCGCCTCTGGAGTCCTCACCATCCTTGGCCTGGCCCTGGCACCTGTGACGGCAGGAGTCAGTCTGGCTCTCTCGGccactggggtggggctgggaatcGCCGCTGCTGTGACAACTGTCTCCACCAGCATCGTCGAGCATTCAAGCACTGTGTCCGCCACAGAAGAAGCCAGCAGCCTCATGTCAGAGAACGTGAGCAACGCGAAGGCCGTTGCCCAGATCGTGGGCCACAATGCACCCAAGGCCATTTCGTTGACCAAGAACTTCATCCAAGTACTGGGCGACATTGGGAAGCACATCCGGGCCATCAAGCTGGCCAAAGCCAACCCCCGCTTAGTATCCAGTGCCCGGCGCCTCATGACCACCGGGAGAATCTCAGTCCGAAGTGGCAAGCAGGTACAGAGAGCCTTTGGAGGCACTGCCCTGGCCATGACCAAAGGGGCCCGGATCATGGGTGCAGCCACCGCAGGTATCTTCCTTCTGATGGACGTGATCGACCTCGTGAAAACGTCGACGCATTTGCATGAGGGGGCAAAGGCAGAGTCGGCTCAAGAGCTGAGGCAGAGGGCTCAGGAGCTGGAGGAGAAGCTGCAAGAGCTCATCCAGACCCACGAGAGGCTGCAGTTGGACCCGTCGCCATGA